In one Betta splendens chromosome 14, fBetSpl5.4, whole genome shotgun sequence genomic region, the following are encoded:
- the ints2 gene encoding integrator complex subunit 2 encodes MTDNTGLQFVSSYAFEAMQKVDVVRLAALSDPELRLLLPCLVRMALCAPADQSQSWAQDKKLILRLLSGVEAVNSIVALLSVDFHALEQDARKEQQLRHKAGGSNGESILVSQVQHGLTLEFEHSDPLRRLRLTLSELLAIMNKVADSNGEFFLKSSELFESSVYLEEVADVLCILQAELPSLLPIVDVAEALLHVRNGDWFLCLLVANVPDSFSEVCRGLIKNGERQDEESVGGRRRTEALRQLCQMNPSQALNIRAMVVEECHLPGLGVALTLDYKPDTADEAVSPLVSYVSGLLLGTNSKVRTWFSMFIRNGQQRKRESSSVLWQMRRQLLLELVAILPRSRSSHVPSDGDMKGEGSSGYSGLREEHVVKASALLRLYCALMGIAGLRPTDEEAEQLLQLMTSRPPATPAGVRFVSLSFCKLLAFPTLVSTPEQEQLMVMWLSWMIKEEEYFESAAGVSASFGEMLLLVAMYFHSNQLSSIIELVCSTLGMKIAIKPSSLSKMKTIFTQEIFTEQVVTAHAVRVAVTNNLSANITGFLPIHCIYQLLRSRAFTKHKVSIKDWIYRQLCETTTPIHTQLIPLIDAYINSILTPASKANPEATNQPITEQEILIVFQTCPGQGEGRRQRYSITTQLLILYYILSYEENLLASTKQLALMQRKPKSYSAALMDQIPIKYLVTQAQGLQQELGGLHSALLRLLATNYPHLCLVEDWVCEEEVTGTLPLLRRMMLPSNTCRYTQNQLHQAFQKLPSSGHRLMRILENLTLLSPGDLIPYAEALTARMALLLEPAVSRRILQTLNKLWMGLNTVMPRRLWVMTVNALQPSAKMLRQQTYTQNDLMVDPLIVLRCDQRVYRCPPLMDIVLHMLNGYLLASKAYLHCHLKETADFDRQSQSISNLGTPGQPDTPEVTREELKNALLAAQDSAAVQILLEVCLPTSEEQQLGANTESLLRNIRGSVPGKPKQGSLVPKADRGVGDAETEGGLLSDLREVQCLICCLLHQMFIADPNIAKLVHFQGYPQALLPLTVAGIPSIHICLDFIPELLAQPQLEKQIFAIQLLSYLCTQYALPKSLSVARLAISVMGTLLTVLTRPKRYSFFMPTLPCLVAFCQAFPPLYDDVAALLVQVGQVCASDVATKSRDIDPLIARLQYLKEKPQEALFPGGGSSKVTLPQRTAQELGGADPDVQLCYCVEATFMDIVSSTLHGL; translated from the exons ATGACTGACAACACagggctgcagtttgtcagctCCTATGCCTTTGAGGCCATGCAGAAGGTGGATGTTGTGCGTCTGGCTGCTCTAAGTGACCCAGAGCTGAGACTGCTGCTGCCCTGCCTAGTGAGGATGGCTCTGTGCGCTCCAGCTGATCAGAGCCAGTCCTGGGCGCAGGACAAGAAGCTCATCCTGCGACTTCTCTCCGGAGTAGAAGCTGTCAACTCCATTGTGGCGCTTCTGTCTGTGGACTTTCATGCTTTGGAGCAGGATGCACGGAAGGAGCAGCAACTTAG ACACAAAGCCGGCGGCTCTAATGGAGAGAGCATTCTGGTATCACAGGTACAGCATGGCCTCACCCTGGAGTTTGAACACAGCGATCCCCTCAGAAGGCTCCGTCTGACTCTCAGTGAACTGTTGGCCATCATGAATAAG GTTGCAGACTCTAATGGAGAGTTTTTCTTAAAGTCTTCTGAACTTTTCGAAAGCTCTGTTTACCTGGAAGAGGTTGCAGATGTTCTTTGTATCTTACAAGCAG AGCTCCCTTCCTTGCTGCCAATTGTGGATGTTGCAGAAGCTTTGCTACATGTTCGCAATGGAGACTGGTTTCTGTGCCTGTTGGTTGCCAATGTCCCTGACAGCTTTAGTGAAG TTTGCAGAGGTTTGATAAAGAATGGGGAGCGTCAGGATGAGGAGAGTGTGGGTGGTCGACGCAGGACAGAAGCTCTAAGACAACTGTGTCAGATGAACCCCTCCCAGGCCCTCAATATCAGAGCTATGGTG GTGGAGGAGTGCCACCTGCCTGGTCTAGGTGTGGCTCTAACTCTGGACTATAAACCAGACACAGCAGACGAGGCAGTCAGTCCCCTAGTCTCTTATGTCAGCGGGCTTTTGCTGGGAACCAACAGCAAAGTCCGAACATGGTTCAGCATGTTTATTCGTAATGGACAACAG cgaaagagagagagcagctctgtgctctgGCAGATgcgcaggcagctgctgctggagctggtcgCCATCCTGCCGCGCTCACGCAGCAGCCACGTGCCCAGTGATGGTGACATGAAAGGAGAGGGCAGCTCAGGCTACTCTGGCCTCAGAGAGGAGCATGTGGTAAAGGCCAGCGCCCTGCTCCGACTGTACTGTGCCCTCATGGGCATTGCAGGCCTCAG ACCTACAGATGAAGAGGCTGAGCAGCTGCTACAGCTGATGACTAGCCGGCCTCCAGCCACTCCAGCGGGTGTTCgctttgtctctctgtccttcTGCAAGCTTCTGGCCTTCCCCACTCTGGTCAG CACTccagagcaggaacagctgatggtcATGTGGCTCAGCTGGATGATCAAAGAGGAGGAGTATTTTGAGAG TGCTGCAGGCGTATCTGCTTCTTTTGGAGAGATGCTATTACTGGTTGCCATGTATTTCCATAGCAACCAGCTCAGCTCCATTATTGAGTTGGTGTGCTCTACTTTGGGAATGAAG ATTGCCATCAAACCCAGCTCTCTAAGCAAAATGAAGACTATCTTCACGCAGGAGATCTTTACAGAACAG GTGGTTACAGCCCATGCTGTCAGGGTTGCAGTGACCAACAACTTAAGTGCCAACATCACAGGATTCCTTCCTATTCACTGCATCTACCAGCTGCTTCGAAGCCGAGCCTTCACCAAGCACAAAGTGTCAATCAAG GACTGGATCTATCGGCAGCTTTGTGAAACAACCACGCCCATACACACCCAGTTGATCCCCCTAATTGATGCCTATATAAACTCCATCCTCACTCCAGCATCCAAGGCCAACCCAGAGGCCACCAACCAGCCTATCACGGAGCAGGAGATCCTCATCGTCTTTCAAACCTGTCCTGGG CAAGGGGAGGGGAGACGACAGCGCTACTCCATCACCACACAGCTCCTCATCCTCTATTACATTCTGTCTTATGAGGAGAACCTGTTGGCTAGCACCAAACAACTAG CCCTAATGCAGAGGAAGCCCAAGTCCTACTCTGCAGCCTTGATGGACCAAATCCCCATCAAGTATTTGGTTACTCAAGCCCaggggctgcagcaggagttAGGGG GTCTGCACTCCGCCCTGCTGAGACTACTGGCCACAAACTACCCCCACCTGTGCCTAGTGGAGGACTgggtgtgtgaggaggaggtgaccGGCACCCTACCACTACTGAGGAGGATGATGCTCCCTAGCAACACTTGCCGATATACCCAAAACCAGCTTCACCAGG CGTTTCAGAAGTTGCCTTCCAGTGGTCACAGGCTGATGCGCATCCTGGAGAACCTAACATTGCTTTCACCCGGAGACCTGATCCCTTACGCAGAGGCGCTTACAGCTAGAATGGCATTACTGCTAGAGCCGGCAGTGTCTCGACGCATTTTGCAGACCCTCAACAAACTCTGGATGGGTCTCAACACTGTAATGCCCCGCAG ATTGTGGGTGATGACCGTAAATGCCCTCCAGCCCTCAGCTAAGATGCTCAGGCAGCAAACGTACACTCAGAATGACTTGATGGTGGATCCCCTCATTGTGCTGCGCTGTGATCAGAGGGTGTACAG GTGTCCGCCTTTGATGGACATCGTCCTGCACATGCTGAATGGCTACCTTCTGGCTTCAAAAGCCTACCTGCACTGTCACCTGAAGGAGACTGCTGATTTTGATCGGCAGAGCCAGTCCATCTCAAACCTGGGGACACCTGGACAGCCAGATACCCCTGAGGTTACAAGAGAAGAGCTAAAGAATGCCCTTCTGGCTGCTCAG GACAGCGCAGCAGTCCAGATTCTATTGGAGGTGTGTCTTCCAACATCAGAAGAGCAGCAACTTGGTGCCAACACAGAGAGCCTTTTAAGAAACATCAGGGGATCCGTGCCAGGAAAACCGAAACAGGGAAGCCTTGTGCCAAAAGCTGACAGGGGCGTGGGGGACgcggagacagagggaggcctGCTTAGTGACTTGAGGGAGGTGCAGTGTCTCATCTGCTGTCTGCTACATCAGATGTTCATCGCTGATCCCAACATTGCCAAGTTGGTTCACTTTCAG GGCTACCCTCAAGCACTGCTGCCCCTGACTGTCGCAGGCATTCCCTCCATCCATATTTGTTTGGATTTCATCCCAGAGCTGTTGGCCCAGCCCCAGCTGGAAAAGCAG ATCTTTGCGATCCAGTTGCTGTCATATTTGTGCACCCAATACGCCTTACCCAAGTCCCTCAGCGTGGCCAGGCTGGCCATCAGTGTGATGGGCACTCTCCTCACAG TGCTGACTCGTCCGAAGCGTTACTCCTTCTTCATGCCCACCCTGCCGTGTCTGGTGGCCTTTTGTCAGGCCTTTCCTCCACTCTATGATGACGTTGCAGCTCTATTGGTGCAAGTAGGGCAAGTGTGTGCATCTGATGTAGCCACCAAATCCAGGGACATTGACCCTCTCATTGCAC GCCTGCAATATCTGAAAGAGAAGCCTCAGGAAGCCTTGTTTCCAGGAGGAGGGTCTTCGAAGGTCACATTGCCTCAGAGGACGGCACAGGAATTGGGTGGTGCTGACCCTGATGTTCAGCTCTGCTACTGTGTGGAAGCCACCTTCATGGACATCGTCAGCTCCACCCTTCATGGACTATAA